Proteins from a single region of Mytilus trossulus isolate FHL-02 chromosome 2, PNRI_Mtr1.1.1.hap1, whole genome shotgun sequence:
- the LOC134708120 gene encoding protein SET-like, giving the protein MRNLLKASKMATPAKVTKPEGKNNHEAADEQADKEQQEAIEQIDEVQNEIDRLNEQASEEILKVEQKYNKLRQPYFQKRSDLIAKIPNFWVTAFVNHPQVSALLNEEDEEALQFLTKVEVQEFEDIKSGYKINFHFDSNQYFENEVISKEFHLNDTGEPSSKSTPIKWKAGKDLTKKSSTPSKGGRKRNLEEQESFFCWFSDHGDAGADELGEVIKDDIWPNPLQYYLASEIEEDGGDDDLDEEGLMDEEEGDEDDFEEGDDDGEDDEGGEDEGEDEG; this is encoded by the exons ATGCGCAATCTTTTGAAAGCAAGCAAAATGGCGACTCCTGCTAAAGTCACCAAGCCGGAGGGAAAAAACAACCACGAAGCTGCAGATGAACAAGCAG ACAAAGAACAGCAAGAAGCTATCGAGCAGATAGATGAAGTACAGAATGAAATAGACAGATTGAATGAACAAGCCAGTGAAGAGATTCTTAAAGTAGAACAAAAGTACAATAAACTACGACAACCATACTTTCAGAAGAGATCTGACCTCATTGCAAAAATTCCAAATTTCTGGGTGACAGCT TTTGTAAATCATCCCCAAGTTTCAGCACTGCTGAATGAAGAGGATGAGGAAGCACTACAGTTTTTAACCAAAGTAGAAGTACAAGAATTTGAAGATATAAAGTCAGGttacaaaattaacttt CACTTTGACAGTAATCAGTACTTTGAAAACGAAGTAATATCAAAAGAGTTCCATTTAAATGACACAGGTGAACCTTCATCGAAATCAACTCCAATAAAATGGAAAGCTGGAAAG GATCTCACAAAGAAATCAAGTACACCAAGTAAAGGTGGCAGAAAAAGGAATTTAGAAGAACAAGAATCATTTTTCTGTTGGTTTAGTGACCATGGTGATGCTGGTGCTGATGAGTTAGGGGAAGTTATCAAAGATGATATCTGGCCTAATCCATTACAATACTATTTG GCTTCAGAAATAGAGGAAGACGGTGGTG ACGATGATTTAGATGAAGAAGGATTAATGGACGAAGAGGAAGGGGATGAGGATGATTTTGAGGAAGGAGATGAT gaTGGTGAGGATGATGAAGGTGGAGAAGATGAGGGAGAGGATGAAGGATGA